The Aequorivita sublithincola DSM 14238 genome window below encodes:
- a CDS encoding DUF6095 family protein, which produces MGKKHTDFDLLKKGIKFMAFALPLLFLSPYLLTLSFLNKETYMFYVFLFFGIVAGAGAIYLCFRGINTIMKSIF; this is translated from the coding sequence ATGGGTAAAAAGCACACGGACTTCGATTTGCTCAAAAAAGGAATTAAATTCATGGCTTTTGCTTTGCCACTACTTTTTTTAAGCCCTTATTTACTCACCTTGTCTTTCCTTAACAAAGAAACCTATATGTTCTACGTGTTCCTTTTCTTCGGAATTGTAGCTGGTGCCGGAGCTATTTACCTTTGTTTTAGAGGTATTAATACAATAATGAAATCTATTTTTTAA
- a CDS encoding T9SS type A sorting domain-containing protein, with product MKKNTFLTKLFALILIFSVCLVYTQERIAVIQDSQVRLLNSQTGEIIDPSFITLDSGTPKALIQVEDEIWITYQLADKIERYDLDGNLMFSIDTGLDNIRGLAVVNGSEVWVCNAGDNNGAPGNGIIRFDLNGNNLGSFLVTPQSDSPFDIIDNGNGEVYISYIASNNIDRRDYNGAFLGNIVEPDVLSFIEQIEIEQPGVILAAVFSSVNGGNQNGLYRISETDGSVIDYWSVGALRGVVKLGSGEILYSSGAGVSRLDPNTGVSVLIDDASAQFFGRLNLTLGVSDFSDANFTYYPNPTKDLLILKHSENISEIYISNLLGQKILHLQLQTPKVELDLSPLAKGIYLVTVKINENEKTVKIMKE from the coding sequence ATGAAAAAAAATACATTTTTGACAAAACTCTTCGCTCTAATATTAATTTTCAGCGTTTGTTTAGTTTATACACAAGAACGCATCGCCGTTATACAAGATTCCCAAGTACGTCTCTTGAATTCTCAAACAGGTGAAATTATTGATCCTTCATTTATAACTCTTGATTCAGGAACTCCCAAAGCTTTGATTCAAGTAGAAGATGAAATTTGGATTACATATCAATTAGCAGATAAAATTGAACGCTACGATCTGGACGGCAATTTAATGTTTAGTATAGATACTGGATTAGATAATATCCGGGGATTGGCTGTTGTTAATGGAAGTGAAGTCTGGGTTTGTAATGCTGGCGACAATAACGGCGCCCCGGGAAATGGAATTATCCGCTTTGATCTTAACGGTAATAATTTGGGATCTTTTTTGGTAACTCCGCAGTCTGATTCGCCATTTGATATTATAGATAACGGAAATGGTGAAGTGTATATTTCCTATATTGCAAGTAACAATATTGATCGACGTGATTATAATGGTGCCTTCCTAGGTAATATTGTGGAACCAGATGTTCTTTCTTTTATTGAACAAATAGAAATAGAGCAACCAGGTGTAATACTTGCTGCTGTGTTTAGTAGTGTAAATGGAGGTAACCAAAATGGGCTTTACCGCATTTCTGAAACAGACGGTTCTGTCATTGATTATTGGAGTGTTGGTGCCTTAAGAGGTGTGGTGAAACTTGGAAGTGGAGAAATTTTATATTCAAGCGGTGCGGGTGTTAGTCGGTTAGACCCAAATACCGGAGTAAGTGTGTTAATTGATGATGCTTCCGCTCAATTTTTTGGAAGATTGAATTTAACTTTAGGTGTTTCAGACTTTAGTGATGCCAATTTCACATATTATCCTAATCCAACAAAAGATTTACTGATATTGAAACATTCTGAAAATATCTCAGAAATCTACATTAGCAATTTATTGGGTCAGAAGATTCTACATTTACAACTCCAAACTCCTAAGGTGGAACTGGATCTGTCACCTTTGGCAAAAGGTATTTATTTAGTAACAGTGAAGATAAATGAAAATGAAAAGACCGTTAAAATTATGAAAGAGTAA
- the thrS gene encoding threonine--tRNA ligase codes for MIAITLPDGSVKHFDAGVTPMDVAKNISEGFARNVISASFNDTTIESTTPLMEDGSLVLYTWNNEEGKKAFWHSSAHILAQALEQLYPGIKLTIGPAIENGFYYDVDFGDKTIAEKDLKEIEDKMLEIARGKFEFSLRESSKADALDYYKKQGNEYKVELIENLEDGTITFCDHDTFTDLCRGGHIPNTGIVKAIKLMSIAGAYWRGDEKNKQLTRIYGISFPKQKDLTEYLELLEQAKQRDHRKLGKELELFTFSQKVGQGLPLWLPKGAALRERLENFLKKAQKKAGYEMVITPHIGQKELYVTSGHYAKYGADSFQAIKTPNEGEEFMLKPMNCPHHCEIYNSKPWSYKDLPKRFAEFGTVYRYEQSGELHGLTRVRGFTQDDAHIFCTPDQLDDEFKKVIDLVLYVFGSLGFENFYTQVSLRDPEKPEKYIGSLENWEKAEKAIINAAESKGLDYKIEYGEAAFYGPKLDFMVKDALGRSWQLGTIQVDYNLPERFELEYKGSDNEMHRPVMIHRAPFGSMERFVAILLEHTGGNFPLWLMPEQVSILSLSEKYEKYSQKVLDLLENDEIRALVDNRNETIGKKIREAEMNKIPYMLIVGEQEEKDGTVSVRKHGEGDLGTMTLKAFSELIQQAVKAESKEFNV; via the coding sequence ATGATAGCCATTACCTTACCAGATGGAAGTGTAAAGCATTTTGATGCAGGAGTTACGCCTATGGATGTAGCCAAGAATATTAGCGAAGGTTTTGCTAGAAATGTAATTTCAGCATCCTTTAACGATACAACTATTGAATCTACCACCCCATTAATGGAAGACGGAAGTCTTGTACTATATACATGGAACAACGAGGAAGGTAAAAAAGCATTTTGGCATTCTTCCGCACATATTCTAGCCCAGGCTTTAGAGCAGTTATATCCTGGTATTAAATTGACCATTGGTCCAGCCATTGAAAACGGTTTTTATTATGATGTAGATTTCGGCGACAAGACTATCGCAGAAAAAGACTTAAAAGAGATTGAAGATAAAATGCTTGAGATTGCGCGAGGAAAGTTTGAATTTTCTTTGCGTGAATCTTCAAAAGCAGATGCTTTGGATTATTATAAAAAACAAGGCAACGAATATAAAGTAGAGCTGATTGAAAATCTAGAAGATGGAACAATCACTTTCTGCGATCATGATACGTTTACAGATTTATGTCGTGGCGGACATATTCCAAATACTGGAATTGTGAAAGCAATTAAGTTAATGAGCATTGCAGGTGCATATTGGCGCGGTGACGAAAAAAACAAGCAACTTACTCGTATCTACGGAATCAGCTTTCCCAAGCAAAAAGACCTAACCGAATATCTTGAATTATTAGAGCAAGCTAAACAACGTGACCATAGAAAACTTGGAAAGGAGCTAGAGCTTTTTACCTTTTCGCAGAAAGTTGGACAAGGCTTACCTCTTTGGCTACCAAAAGGAGCTGCTTTACGTGAAAGACTTGAAAATTTCCTAAAGAAAGCCCAGAAAAAAGCGGGTTATGAAATGGTAATTACGCCTCATATTGGTCAAAAAGAACTTTATGTTACTTCTGGCCACTATGCAAAATACGGAGCTGACAGTTTTCAAGCTATAAAAACTCCTAATGAAGGTGAAGAGTTTATGCTGAAACCAATGAACTGTCCACACCACTGCGAAATTTACAACAGCAAACCTTGGTCTTACAAAGATTTACCAAAGCGTTTTGCAGAATTTGGTACAGTTTACCGATACGAGCAAAGTGGCGAATTACACGGTTTGACTCGTGTTCGTGGATTTACTCAGGATGATGCACATATTTTTTGTACTCCAGATCAATTGGATGACGAATTTAAAAAAGTAATTGATCTTGTTTTATATGTTTTCGGATCTTTAGGTTTCGAAAATTTCTACACTCAAGTTTCATTACGTGATCCAGAAAAGCCTGAAAAGTATATAGGAAGTCTTGAAAACTGGGAAAAAGCCGAAAAAGCTATCATTAATGCCGCAGAATCAAAAGGACTCGACTATAAAATTGAATACGGTGAAGCCGCGTTCTATGGTCCAAAACTGGATTTTATGGTGAAAGATGCTCTTGGAAGAAGCTGGCAATTGGGAACAATTCAAGTAGATTACAACCTTCCTGAACGTTTCGAATTGGAGTACAAAGGGAGTGATAACGAGATGCACAGACCCGTTATGATTCACCGTGCGCCATTTGGTAGTATGGAACGTTTTGTGGCTATATTATTAGAACACACTGGCGGAAACTTTCCGCTTTGGTTGATGCCCGAACAAGTGAGTATCTTATCATTAAGTGAAAAATATGAAAAATACTCCCAAAAAGTTTTAGATTTGCTTGAAAATGACGAAATTCGCGCCCTTGTTGACAACAGGAATGAGACAATTGGCAAGAAAATTAGGGAGGCTGAAATGAACAAAATCCCATATATGCTGATTGTAGGAGAACAAGAAGAAAAAGATGGAACGGTTTCTGTACGTAAACACGGGGAAGGGGATTTAGGCACAATGACACTAAAAGCTTTTTCAGAATTGATTCAACAAGCAGTAAAAGCAGAATCAAAAGAATTTAATGTTTAA
- the infC gene encoding translation initiation factor IF-3, whose amino-acid sequence MKEDQHRINGKIRVEEVRLVGDNVEIGVYPLKRAREIAEEQELDLVEISPNASPPVCKVIDYKKFVYEQKKREKVLKAKATKVTIKEIRFGPNTDDHDYEFKKKHGEKFLQEGSKLKAYVFFKGRSIIYKDQGEILLLRLARDLEEFGKVEQMPKLEGKRMIMFIAPKKK is encoded by the coding sequence ATTAAGGAAGATCAACACAGAATCAATGGAAAGATTCGTGTTGAAGAGGTACGCCTTGTAGGAGACAATGTTGAAATCGGGGTTTATCCCTTAAAAAGAGCACGTGAAATTGCTGAAGAGCAAGAACTCGATCTTGTTGAAATTTCACCAAATGCCAGCCCACCAGTTTGTAAAGTAATAGACTATAAAAAGTTTGTTTACGAACAGAAAAAACGTGAAAAAGTCCTAAAGGCTAAAGCAACCAAGGTTACCATTAAAGAAATCAGGTTCGGCCCAAATACAGATGATCACGATTACGAGTTTAAAAAGAAACACGGAGAAAAGTTTTTGCAGGAAGGTTCAAAATTGAAGGCATACGTTTTCTTTAAAGGACGTTCAATCATTTACAAAGACCAAGGTGAAATTTTACTCTTACGTCTTGCCCGAGATCTTGAAGAATTCGGAAAAGTGGAACAAATGCCAAAATTGGAAGGTAAGCGAATGATTATGTTCATTGCGCCTAAAAAAAAGTAG
- the rpmI gene encoding 50S ribosomal protein L35, protein MPKQKTKSSAKKRFKLTGTGKIKRKHAFKSHILTKKSKKRKLKLTHDGLVHQADESNVKQMLRLK, encoded by the coding sequence ATGCCGAAACAAAAAACAAAATCTAGTGCCAAAAAGCGTTTTAAGCTTACAGGTACTGGAAAGATCAAAAGAAAGCATGCGTTTAAAAGCCACATCTTAACAAAGAAGAGCAAAAAACGTAAGCTAAAATTAACTCACGACGGTTTGGTACACCAAGCAGACGAGAGCAATGTGAAACAAATGCTTCGATTGAAGTAA
- the rplT gene encoding 50S ribosomal protein L20 yields MPRSVNSVAKRARRKKVLKQAKGYFGRRKNVWTVAKNAVDKAMLYSYRDRRAKKRNFRSLWITRINAGARQHGMSYSQFMGSLKGSGIELNRKVLADLAMNHPEAFAAVVKQVK; encoded by the coding sequence ATGCCAAGATCAGTAAATTCAGTTGCGAAGAGAGCCCGCAGAAAAAAGGTTCTTAAACAAGCCAAAGGTTACTTTGGAAGACGTAAAAACGTATGGACAGTTGCTAAAAACGCTGTGGATAAAGCAATGCTTTACTCATACCGTGACCGTCGTGCAAAAAAGAGAAATTTCAGATCCTTATGGATTACTCGTATCAACGCGGGTGCAAGACAGCATGGAATGTCTTATTCACAATTTATGGGAAGTTTAAAAGGTAGTGGAATCGAACTTAACCGAAAGGTTTTGGCAGATTTGGCTATGAACCACCCAGAGGCTTTTGCCGCAGTTGTAAAACAAGTAAAATAA
- a CDS encoding OmpA family protein, protein MFRYSFLLLIVFSIWGNFIFAQKGTGKLYRVDRYESIYLPLGKISFADSLVEFKVGSPASIKKYRDSFQCLHEPNYKNYQTPNFVSLGCGGSLTVKFIDNGFMNLPGDDLYIFEVGPSREAAKVEISQNGTDWVYAGKIAGGKSSIELSKAGVDDETVFYFLRITDMKELCRSISAGADIDAIGAINSVIKLTISADVLFDVAKYGLKETAKQTLDSLVKTIQKVDNATILIEGHTDSDGDEASNILLSQNRCDSVKDRLIAIFGASSLYDFETRALGESKPRVPNDSDANKQLNRRVEITVLPPKAYYESLKNN, encoded by the coding sequence ATGTTCCGTTATAGTTTTCTTCTTTTAATAGTCTTTTCAATTTGGGGAAATTTCATTTTTGCTCAAAAAGGAACAGGGAAATTATATAGAGTTGATAGGTATGAATCTATCTATCTTCCCTTGGGGAAAATTTCATTTGCAGATTCATTAGTTGAATTCAAAGTTGGTTCACCTGCCTCAATTAAGAAGTACAGAGATAGCTTTCAATGTCTTCACGAACCGAATTATAAAAATTACCAAACCCCAAATTTTGTTTCGTTGGGTTGTGGGGGCTCTTTAACGGTGAAATTTATAGACAACGGTTTTATGAATCTTCCTGGTGACGACTTATACATTTTTGAAGTTGGACCATCACGAGAAGCTGCTAAAGTAGAAATTTCTCAAAACGGAACGGATTGGGTTTATGCCGGAAAAATAGCAGGCGGAAAATCGTCTATTGAACTTAGTAAAGCTGGAGTTGATGACGAAACAGTGTTCTATTTCCTTCGTATAACTGACATGAAAGAACTTTGCCGAAGCATTAGTGCGGGCGCAGATATTGATGCCATCGGCGCAATAAACAGCGTAATAAAATTAACTATAAGTGCAGACGTTCTTTTTGATGTTGCAAAATATGGTTTAAAGGAAACCGCCAAACAAACTCTAGATTCCTTGGTGAAAACCATCCAAAAAGTTGATAATGCAACTATTTTAATTGAAGGCCATACCGATAGCGATGGTGATGAAGCATCGAATATTCTACTTTCCCAAAACAGATGTGATTCAGTAAAAGATCGATTGATAGCAATTTTTGGAGCGTCTTCTCTATATGATTTTGAAACTAGAGCTTTGGGAGAAAGTAAACCAAGAGTTCCGAATGATAGTGATGCGAACAAACAATTGAACAGACGGGTGGAAATTACCGTTTTACCGCCAAAAGCTTATTACGAAAGTTTAAAGAACAATTAA
- the dnaB gene encoding replicative DNA helicase: MEKIKSQTSFSTRSTPVISLEKGKIPPQAIDLEEVVLGALMIDKKGVDEVIDILHPEVFYKQAHQHIFEAIHKLFEDSQPVDLLTVSAQLKKQGKIELVGGEFYLIQLTQKVSSSAHIEFHARIILQKYIQRSLIKISNEIIEDSYNESTDVFDLLDNAESKLYEVTQGNIKRSSETAQNLVIQAKKRIEEIANKEGLSGIPSGFAKVDKLTSGWQPSDLIIIAARPGMGKTALTLSMARNIAVEHNIPVAFFSLEMSSVQLITRLISSETQLSSEKLRTGNLEKHEWEQLNVKVKGLEKAPLFIDDSPSLSIFDLRAKARRLSSQHGIKLIIVDYLQLMTAGGSSKGGNREQEISTISRNLKALAKELSIPVIALSQLSRAVETRGGSKRPLLSDLRESGAIEQDADIVSFIYRPEYYKIDEWDDEEHTPTAGQAEFIVAKHRNGGLDEIRLKFIGHLGKFESLADYDNMPTEIHSRMNDAANDDTFKTKNLPSPNEAFGSSMNDDFSVEEDNDVPF; this comes from the coding sequence ATGGAAAAAATTAAATCTCAAACCAGTTTTTCAACTCGCTCTACGCCGGTCATATCGCTTGAAAAAGGTAAAATACCACCGCAAGCCATTGATTTAGAGGAAGTTGTTCTCGGTGCTTTGATGATTGATAAGAAGGGAGTAGATGAAGTAATAGATATCCTACATCCTGAAGTTTTCTACAAACAAGCCCATCAACACATCTTTGAAGCCATTCATAAACTGTTTGAGGACAGTCAACCAGTGGACTTATTAACCGTTTCTGCTCAACTTAAGAAACAAGGCAAAATAGAATTAGTTGGAGGTGAGTTTTATTTGATACAATTGACCCAAAAAGTGTCTTCTTCAGCACATATTGAGTTCCATGCACGCATCATTCTTCAGAAATACATTCAAAGAAGTTTGATAAAGATTTCAAACGAAATAATTGAAGATTCCTATAATGAAAGTACAGATGTTTTCGACCTTTTGGACAATGCGGAGTCAAAACTATATGAAGTAACGCAAGGAAACATTAAGCGTTCCTCTGAAACTGCTCAGAACCTTGTAATTCAAGCAAAGAAAAGAATTGAAGAAATAGCGAACAAAGAAGGACTTTCAGGAATTCCTTCAGGATTCGCAAAAGTAGATAAGCTAACTTCTGGATGGCAGCCAAGTGATTTAATAATTATCGCAGCTCGTCCAGGTATGGGTAAAACTGCCTTGACGCTTTCAATGGCGCGAAATATTGCAGTGGAACATAATATTCCCGTGGCGTTTTTCTCTTTGGAAATGTCCTCAGTACAACTTATAACGCGTTTAATTTCATCAGAAACCCAGTTGAGTTCAGAAAAACTAAGAACTGGGAATCTTGAAAAACACGAATGGGAACAGCTAAACGTAAAAGTAAAAGGATTAGAAAAAGCACCTTTATTTATAGATGATTCTCCCTCATTATCAATATTCGATTTACGAGCAAAAGCGAGAAGACTTTCTTCACAACACGGTATTAAACTTATAATTGTAGATTATTTGCAATTGATGACTGCCGGCGGAAGCTCAAAAGGAGGGAACCGTGAACAAGAAATTTCTACCATTTCCAGAAATTTGAAAGCGCTTGCTAAAGAATTGAGCATTCCAGTAATTGCACTTTCCCAACTTTCACGTGCCGTGGAAACTCGTGGTGGTAGCAAACGACCGTTGCTTTCAGATCTTCGTGAATCTGGAGCAATTGAGCAGGATGCAGATATTGTTTCGTTTATTTATCGTCCCGAATACTACAAAATTGACGAGTGGGATGATGAGGAACACACTCCAACCGCTGGACAAGCAGAATTCATAGTGGCCAAGCACCGTAATGGTGGTTTGGATGAAATACGGTTGAAGTTCATCGGTCATCTAGGTAAATTCGAAAGCCTTGCAGATTACGATAATATGCCAACAGAAATTCATTCAAGAATGAACGATGCAGCAAATGACGATACTTTTAAAACTAAGAATCTACCTTCTCCCAACGAAGCCTTCGGAAGTTCTATGAATGATGATTTTTCCGTGGAAGAGGATAATGATGTGCCGTTTTAA
- a CDS encoding acetyl-CoA carboxylase carboxyltransferase subunit alpha, whose translation MEYLDFELPIKELQEQFEKACLIGTESDVDVSNTCKQLEKKLNDTKKDIYKNLTPWQRVQLSRHPDRPYTMDYINAICGESFLELHGDRGFKDDKAMVGGLGKIGNQSYMFVGQQKGYNTKTRQFRNFGMANPEGYRKALRLMKSAEKFNVPVVCFVDTPGAFPGLEAEERGQGEAIARNILEMTRLKVPIIVIIIGEGASGGALGIGVGDKVLMLENTWYSVISPESCSSILWRSWEFKEQAAEALKLTAKDMKKLTLIDEIVKEPLGGAHSNREKTFTTVAGAIEKTYKELKMLSPTDLVKKRMEKYLEMGEFKS comes from the coding sequence ATGGAATATCTTGATTTTGAACTCCCTATAAAAGAATTGCAGGAGCAATTTGAAAAAGCCTGTCTCATTGGTACTGAAAGCGATGTAGACGTATCAAACACCTGCAAACAGCTAGAAAAGAAACTAAACGACACCAAAAAGGATATATATAAAAACCTTACTCCTTGGCAGCGCGTGCAACTTTCCCGTCATCCAGACCGTCCATACACCATGGATTATATTAACGCTATTTGTGGCGAATCTTTCCTTGAACTTCACGGTGATCGCGGGTTTAAAGACGACAAAGCAATGGTTGGTGGCCTCGGAAAAATCGGCAATCAAAGTTATATGTTCGTAGGCCAACAGAAGGGTTACAACACTAAAACACGCCAGTTTAGAAACTTCGGGATGGCAAATCCTGAAGGATATAGAAAAGCATTGCGCTTGATGAAATCTGCGGAAAAATTCAATGTGCCCGTAGTTTGCTTCGTAGATACTCCTGGGGCATTCCCAGGGTTAGAAGCTGAAGAGCGCGGACAAGGTGAAGCCATTGCCCGAAACATTCTTGAAATGACACGCCTAAAAGTGCCAATTATTGTAATCATTATTGGTGAAGGTGCAAGTGGCGGCGCATTAGGAATAGGCGTTGGCGATAAAGTATTGATGCTTGAAAATACTTGGTATTCGGTAATTTCTCCAGAAAGCTGTTCTTCAATTTTATGGCGAAGCTGGGAATTTAAAGAACAAGCTGCCGAAGCCTTAAAACTTACAGCCAAGGATATGAAAAAATTAACCTTGATAGACGAAATAGTAAAAGAACCTTTGGGCGGAGCACATAGCAATCGTGAGAAAACTTTTACAACCGTTGCAGGCGCAATTGAAAAGACTTATAAGGAATTAAAAATGTTATCCCCAACCGATCTTGTAAAAAAGAGGATGGAAAAATATTTAGAAATGGGCGAGTTTAAAAGTTAA
- a CDS encoding DMT family transporter, producing the protein MRNDKLLNYLHLHFIVFIWGFTAVLGALISLEAIPLVWYRMLLATIIIFVFLKFRKEKLKFSLKTLSGFALAGIIIALHWLTFFGAIKASNVSVTLAVLSTGAFFASLLEPLLYGRKIILYEVLFGLVVIAGLYVIFDVDSSNSIGIILALISAFLSALFSVINGKFVLKHKASAISFYELMFGVIGISIYLAFAGKFTTEFFTVSAHDWIYLAILASACTAYAFIASIHVMKWISPYTVMLTINMEPVYGIILALIILGDSENMSPQFYYGALIILATVIANGIIKITQERKRRRLTNT; encoded by the coding sequence ATGCGAAACGATAAGCTCCTAAATTACTTACATCTACATTTTATAGTTTTCATCTGGGGGTTTACTGCCGTTTTGGGTGCGTTGATTTCCTTGGAAGCCATTCCGCTGGTTTGGTATAGAATGCTTTTGGCAACAATCATAATTTTTGTTTTTCTGAAGTTTAGAAAGGAGAAATTGAAGTTTTCATTAAAAACTTTGAGCGGTTTCGCCTTGGCGGGAATAATAATCGCACTGCATTGGCTTACGTTTTTTGGAGCAATAAAGGCTTCAAATGTATCAGTAACACTCGCCGTGCTTTCCACAGGAGCATTTTTCGCTTCACTTTTGGAACCACTTCTTTACGGAAGAAAAATAATTTTATACGAAGTGTTATTCGGATTAGTAGTAATAGCAGGACTTTACGTTATTTTTGATGTGGATTCTTCAAACTCAATAGGAATTATTTTAGCACTTATTTCAGCATTTTTGAGTGCGCTTTTTTCAGTAATCAACGGAAAGTTTGTTTTGAAGCACAAAGCTTCGGCTATTTCCTTTTATGAATTGATGTTCGGTGTAATTGGAATAAGTATTTATTTAGCTTTTGCAGGAAAATTCACAACAGAATTTTTCACGGTTTCTGCACACGATTGGATATATCTTGCTATTTTGGCTTCGGCTTGCACGGCCTATGCGTTTATAGCTTCCATCCATGTTATGAAATGGATAAGTCCTTACACAGTAATGCTTACTATAAATATGGAACCGGTTTATGGTATCATTTTGGCGCTCATTATTTTAGGAGATTCTGAAAATATGAGCCCACAATTTTATTATGGTGCTTTGATTATTCTTGCAACTGTAATTGCAAACGGAATTATTAAAATTACACAAGAAAGAAAACGCAGAAGATTGACCAACACCTAA